A stretch of Mytilus edulis chromosome 11, xbMytEdul2.2, whole genome shotgun sequence DNA encodes these proteins:
- the LOC139495326 gene encoding scavenger receptor cysteine-rich type 1 protein M130-like has translation MGDLRLVGGNYPSKGRLEIYHNSTWGTICDDGFTTPDANVACRQLGYRTSSSTSYMAGGGTGPIWLDDMSCDGTERRIDKCSHRGWNTHDCGHGEDVGVRCTGEYDVDGQWGSWQEWEICNTTCGNGTQQRIRKCDSPSPYFGGSECIGLDFDIQTCYQDICPDIQLQSKEDTPNSFSSVVLGAVAVVCIVVTAALTCIALFVFHRFRPSKNSTRNINGGNSESLAELQHDQRGYDRPIRASGIQINVYDTINNENNVSDNTQFIADSMNTGEHANILCNANNIETSAHANSPCNAENIETGAHAKIPCNADNVDHVYENLKIF, from the exons ATGG GGGATCTACGATTAGTTGGAGGAAATTATCCCTCAAAAGGACGCCTTGAGATCTATCATAACTCTACATGGGGAACAATATGTGATGATGGTTTCACAACTCCAGATGCAAATGTGGCTTGTCGACAACTTGGTTACAG GACATCCTCTTCAACATCTTACATGGCAGGTGGTGGAACAGGCCCGATATGGTTAGACGATATGAGTTGCGATGGTACAGAAAGGAGAATCGATAAGTGTAGTCATCGCGGATGGAATACACATGATTGTGGCCATGGTGAAGATGTTGGCGTAAGATGTACAGGAGAATatgatg TTGATGGACAATGGGGATCATGGCAAGAATGGGAAATTTGCAATACTACCTGTGGGAACGGAACTCAACAAAGAATACGGAAATGTGACAGTCCTTCTCCGTACTTTGGTGGATCTGAATGTATCGGACTTGATTTCGACATTCAGACATGCTATCAGGACATATGTCCAG ATATCCAACTACAGTCAAAAGAGGATACACCAAACTCGTTTTCAAGTGTAGTTCTTGGGGCTGTTGCTGTTGTTTGCATAGTCGTTACAGCTGCATTAACGTGCATAGCTTTATTTGTATTTCACCGATTCAGACCGAGTAAAAATT CGACAAGGAATATAAATGGAGG TAACAGCGAAAGTCTTGCTGAATTACAACACGATCAACGTGGATATGATCGCCCCATTCGGGCTAGTGGCATACAAATTAATGTGTATGATACCATcaataatgaaaataatgtttcTGATAATACACAATTCATTGCTGACAGTATGAATACCGGTGAACATGCTAATATTTTATGCAATGCTAACAATATTGAAACCAGTGCACATGCAAACAGTCCATGCAACGCTGAGAATATTGAAACCGGTGCACATGCTAAAATTCCATGCAATGCTGACAATGTTGATCATGTATACGAGAATCTGAAAATTTTCTAA